The genome window AATCAGGTATTATAATAGCGAATGATACGAAACAGAATTTTGCGGAAATATTGCACGCTACAAATGAAATAGCAGAACAAATTAAAATGATGGTACAAACTGCAAACGGAATGTCTAAAGGAGCAAATGACGTTTCTATATCAGTTAGTGAAATTGCAATAACAACGCAGAGTAATGCGGTGAGCACACAAAATGTTGCGGCATCAGCTGAAGAACAATTAGCTTCTATGGAAGAGATTAGTTCAGCTGCCAGTACATTATCACAAATGGCTGAAGAGCTACAAATGTTGATTGAAAGGTTTAAAATGTAAAAAAGAGGAGACTGTCTCAACGATAGCTTGATTGCTATAGAGACAGCTCCCTTTTTATTTGTCGAAAAATAAAGGGAATTGTTAAGAGTGTGTGTAATTAGGGGTCACCATACATGACCATCAAGCTAAAGCGAAATTGTATCCATAAAACGAAAAAAACGCTATTCTTCTCGTAGAAATATACAAAAAGGGTGGCGTTTTTGTATGAATTTTTCGATTCAAGATAAGTTTCATTTGTTTGTTGAAGAACCACAGCGATATCTATCTTCACATATTCTTCAACAACTCGCACAGGAGACAGGTTTGGTAAAACGTAAAAGTAAGTATTGCTAGACTCTGAATAAAAAAGAAGATGAAAATATCTTGATGAGAATTTGAAATAAAGGTACGATGTTTATAAAAAGGATGAACTGAAACCCATCTGTATATGAATGGGTTTTATTTTTCGTATTGTATTTATTCAGAACGTCTCTTCAAGTGGAGGATCTACGTTTTAATAAATTGAACTTAAATCCTATAATGTATATTATAAATCAAAATAAAATTGATAGTAGGTGATTCATTAGTGAATAATAATTTGCTTCTAATAAAGGATTTTAGCAAGTTAACTGGCTTATCACGAAAAGCTTTGTATCTGTATGATGAACATAATATTTTGAATCCTGTGTTTATTCATCCAAATAATGATTATAGATATGATGAAAAAACAGATTGATTTACGGGATCACTCTGTTCAAAATCCAAAAGAATTCATTCACCAAATATTTGGATATAACAGTATAACTTAACATTCTGCTAGAAATATATGTGCTATATTTTCGTTTCTCTTATTTTTGCACCAGAACCAAGAAACTAGTACAAAAGAGCGATTAGAAGGCATTAAAGAATGACTAAGGATTTTTTAAGATATGGCCCATTTCTATTAGGGACAAACTAGTAGAAGTGTGCTATTTTTTACTATATGAGTGAAAAGCAAATAGGGTATTTTAAAATTGGGTTATTTTTCTAAGGTCAAAAATAAAATAAATCAAACCATTTTCTTATATTATATGATACTATATTGGTCTGATAAGTTTGTTATCGTCTATACAAGCGATATAAGTATCTTTAAATTAATGGAATCGATATCATGGAGGGGAAACATGGGGAATATTGAAAAATTTGCAAGCTTTCTGATAGAAGAACCGAAAAGAGAACAGTTATTTCCACTATTTGAAGAAGTATTTGGTATTACGATTCAAACACTACAAGATTTTGAGAAAAAAGGATATTGGGATAATACATATAAAGCATTTTCTTATTTACAAGATGAGAATGTGATAGCAAATGTTTCTAAGTTTCAACTCCCGCTCATTATAAATGGTGAGAAGGTACATGCAACTGGTATTCAATCTGTAATGACACATCCGAATTATCGCAGACAAGGGTTGATGAAACAGTTATTTAGTAAGATGTTAGAAGAGATTGACGAAGAGTATGAATGTGCGATGTTGTTCACAGAAAAGCCAGAACTCTATGAAGCATTTGGGTTTGAAATTGTGAAAGAACATCTGATGACATTATCGTATGATAAAAAAAAGGCTGAAACATCTTCGCTTCGAAAGTTAGATTTTTATAAAGAAGAAGATATACAGTTAATAAAGGAAACACTTGAAGACAGTCAAAGAATTTCTAATATGTTTTCACCAATAAACTACCAATCTTCTTTTTACCTTAACATGTATGACCAAGAATGGAACGAAAAATTATATTATTCAGAAAAATTAGATGCAATTATTGTATTTGAAGTGAATAATCAAAAATTAAAATTATTCGGAGTATTCGCGCCGGTTATTCCAGTATTAGATGAAGTGTGTGTCGAAATTTTCGAGGAGTTTACAGAGATTGAATTTTATTTTTGTCCAGATCAATTAGGACTTGAAGATGTACAATATAAAGAGTATCAGTCTAATAAATGTTTAATGGTTCGAAGTAATCATATTTTGAATTTAAAAAAATGTAAGTTTCCAATGTTGACTGAGTTTTAAGAGGTTCTGTTGTAAAGTTTTCTAGATGAAGCTACACTCTAGAAAATAGGATTTAGGAGAATCAGGTATGAGATATTTTAAAGGAAAACAATTCAAGAAAGATATTATTTTAGTAGCTGTCGGCTACTCCCGCCGTTTTTTTAGTTATCGCGATGTATCTGAAATCCTGAAAGAACGTGGTATTTCAGTTCACCCAACAACCATTATGCGATGGGTTCATGAATATGGCAATCTCATCTATCAAATTTGGAAAGTGAAAAATAAATATGCACGTTTATCTTGGCATTTGGATGAGACTTATATCAAAGTTAAGGAAGAATGGCGTTATATCTATCATGCAGTTGATAAAGATGGACACACATTGGATATTTAACTTCGTAAAAAACGGGATCATCAGGCTGCCTATGCCTTCATGAAAAGATTAGTAAAACATTTTGGAGAGTCAACGGTTCTCACTAAAGACAAAGCGCCGGCATTACTTTGCGCATGTAACAAATTAAGAAAACAAGGATTTTATCAGATTACAATCCATTGTACAATCAAACATTTAAACAATCATATTGAACAGGATCATAGGCATGTCAAGAGACGTTTTGCCAAATCCGCAGGATTTCAAAATCTTCGTCATGCTTCACGTACGGTAAACCTAAAAATACAGATTGACTAATCGTAAGAAAAGGTATCGAGGCCATTCATGCCCTATATAAACAAAGGCGAAGTCTTCAAAGAGACTCCGCCTGTTCAACGTACAATGAACTCCAACAATTACTAGCCACTTCCTAAACAATTCTCCTCATTTCTCAACCTGTTTATACTTTTTTCAAACTTTGCAACAGAACCGTTCTATAGATCAATAAATTAT of Bacillus clarus contains these proteins:
- a CDS encoding GNAT family N-acetyltransferase, which produces MGNIEKFASFLIEEPKREQLFPLFEEVFGITIQTLQDFEKKGYWDNTYKAFSYLQDENVIANVSKFQLPLIINGEKVHATGIQSVMTHPNYRRQGLMKQLFSKMLEEIDEEYECAMLFTEKPELYEAFGFEIVKEHLMTLSYDKKKAETSSLRKLDFYKEEDIQLIKETLEDSQRISNMFSPINYQSSFYLNMYDQEWNEKLYYSEKLDAIIVFEVNNQKLKLFGVFAPVIPVLDEVCVEIFEEFTEIEFYFCPDQLGLEDVQYKEYQSNKCLMVRSNHILNLKKCKFPMLTEF